The Streptococcaceae bacterium ESL0729 genome has a segment encoding these proteins:
- a CDS encoding manganese-dependent inorganic pyrophosphatase, translating into MSKVFVFGHLNPDTDAIASSVAYANLVRETEGLEAEAVALGTPNEETVFVLDYFKMDAPRVVESAGSEDVSKVILTDHNEAQQSISDIKDLEVLAVIDHHRVANFETANPLFMRLEPVGSASSIVYRMYKERGLEVGPEIAGLLLSGLVSDTLLLKSPTTTDSDRAIAPELAKLAGVDLEEYGLTMLKAGTNLASKSADVLIDIDAKTFELSGNAVRVAQVNTVDIDEVLDRQEEIEAAMKAAMEQNGYSDFVLMITDIVNSNSEIMHLGANADKVEAAFNFKLDNNHAFLEGAVSRKKQVVPQLTEAFEK; encoded by the coding sequence ATGTCTAAAGTTTTTGTTTTCGGGCACCTTAACCCTGACACAGATGCCATTGCATCAAGTGTTGCCTATGCCAATCTTGTAAGAGAGACCGAAGGTCTTGAGGCTGAGGCTGTAGCTCTTGGTACTCCAAATGAAGAAACTGTTTTTGTACTTGACTACTTCAAAATGGATGCACCGCGTGTTGTTGAATCAGCTGGTTCAGAAGACGTAAGTAAGGTTATCCTTACCGACCACAATGAAGCTCAACAGTCAATTTCTGATATTAAAGACCTTGAGGTCCTTGCTGTTATTGACCACCACCGTGTGGCGAATTTTGAAACTGCAAACCCACTATTCATGCGTCTTGAGCCAGTTGGGTCTGCATCAAGCATCGTTTACCGCATGTATAAGGAACGTGGCCTTGAAGTTGGGCCTGAAATCGCAGGACTTCTTTTATCAGGTCTAGTTTCAGATACCCTACTTCTTAAATCACCAACAACAACAGATTCAGACCGTGCAATTGCACCTGAACTTGCTAAACTTGCGGGTGTTGACCTTGAAGAATACGGTTTAACCATGCTTAAGGCTGGAACCAACCTTGCAAGTAAGTCTGCTGACGTTTTAATCGACATTGATGCAAAAACTTTTGAACTTTCAGGAAACGCTGTGCGTGTAGCTCAGGTTAACACTGTTGACATCGATGAAGTTCTTGACCGTCAAGAAGAAATCGAAGCAGCTATGAAGGCTGCCATGGAGCAAAACGGTTACTCTGACTTTGTCCTTATGATTACTGACATTGTAAACAGCAACTCAGAAATCATGCACCTTGGAGCAAATGCTGATAAGGTTGAAGCAGCCTTCAACTTCAAACTTGATAACAACCATGCCTTCCTAGAAGGTGCTGTATCACGTAAGAAGCAAGTTGTACCTCAACTTACTGAAGCCTTCGAAAAATAA
- a CDS encoding DUF1803 domain-containing protein, translating into MAIKIYNENRLTKQPFFQSLITYLDENSNVTLRDIKREFPHVEKLDRKIEEYVKAGFISRRDRRYYNNFELFGDGDFDLSDGTIDAPAILVYEAPFFVAEGSKLQELLESSRINQILENDTNELKFFFTSDYARREDNLANYFYKLEKDIPLTELEGQIYKLIGDVNRDYALKYMTAFLLKYSKRDLVPQKRLDIFIKSLEVYGYIEEAEDKRYALGNLELAKAYELPVITFDNPRDFISSQLKQQAKTQGRLSLP; encoded by the coding sequence ATGGCAATCAAAATATACAATGAAAATCGGCTGACCAAACAGCCGTTTTTTCAAAGTTTGATTACTTACTTGGATGAAAATTCTAATGTAACCCTAAGGGATATCAAGCGAGAATTCCCCCATGTTGAAAAGCTTGACCGTAAAATTGAGGAGTATGTTAAGGCGGGTTTCATCAGTCGACGTGACAGACGCTACTACAACAATTTTGAGCTTTTTGGTGATGGGGATTTTGACCTGTCTGATGGAACAATTGACGCTCCTGCCATCTTGGTTTATGAGGCTCCCTTCTTTGTTGCTGAGGGATCTAAGCTTCAAGAGCTTTTAGAAAGTAGTCGCATCAACCAAATTCTTGAAAATGATACCAACGAGCTTAAATTCTTTTTTACAAGTGATTATGCAAGAAGGGAAGATAATCTAGCCAACTATTTTTATAAGCTTGAAAAAGATATTCCTTTAACAGAGCTTGAAGGTCAAATCTACAAGTTAATTGGTGATGTTAATCGTGATTACGCCCTTAAATATATGACAGCCTTTTTGCTTAAGTATAGTAAGCGGGACTTAGTCCCTCAAAAGCGGCTTGATATCTTTATTAAAAGTCTGGAAGTCTATGGCTACATTGAAGAGGCTGAAGACAAGCGTTATGCCTTAGGTAATCTTGAGTTAGCTAAAGCTTACGAGCTTCCTGTAATCACATTTGACAATCCACGTGACTTTATTAGCTCACAACTCAAACAACAAGCAAAAACTCAAGGAAGACTATCTCTTCCCTGA
- a CDS encoding UDP-N-acetylmuramoyl-L-alanyl-D-glutamate--L-lysine ligase, giving the protein MINIDEMIQILKDDSNFREIIDDDNYYYKYPHELSFTKVSYDSRQVDGDTLFFAKGLNFKREFLLGAVQAGLKFYVSERDYEVGIPVLMVSDIRKAMSLLCQAFYGYPQRDLKIMAFTGTKGKTTAAYFAKNILDATNGHKTAMLSTMETTLDGINYFKSALSTPESLDLFKMMACARDNNMTHLVMEVSSQANKISRVYGLKYDVGIFLNISPDHVGPIEHPTYEDYFYCKRMLIENSHFMVVNSDMDHFDLVRDQCMDIPHAFYGSKSDNQIHDSKAFSFKTSGTFNDSFNIKLIGGFNQENALAAALAAHKLGADISAIKKGIAQTTVPGRMEILKQDNGAHVYVDYAHNGVSLNNLLEVAEQTQTGKIQLLLGAPGNKGESRRKDFADVLNKRPNIQIILTSDDPNFEDPSDICAEIGSFLTRPFETIIDREEAIKTALARTLGPGDAVIIAGKGADAYQIVEGKHASYAGDRAVAEKYL; this is encoded by the coding sequence ATGATTAATATAGATGAAATGATACAAATTCTTAAGGATGACAGTAACTTCCGAGAGATTATTGATGATGATAATTACTACTACAAATACCCGCATGAACTAAGTTTCACCAAGGTTTCTTACGATTCAAGGCAGGTTGATGGTGATACACTTTTTTTTGCCAAGGGGCTAAATTTTAAAAGGGAGTTTCTCCTAGGTGCAGTCCAAGCTGGACTTAAATTTTATGTGTCTGAAAGAGACTATGAAGTCGGAATCCCAGTTCTTATGGTATCAGACATTAGAAAGGCCATGAGCCTTCTTTGCCAGGCCTTCTATGGCTACCCACAAAGGGACTTAAAAATTATGGCCTTTACTGGAACCAAGGGTAAAACAACTGCTGCCTACTTTGCTAAAAACATTCTTGATGCTACAAATGGTCACAAGACAGCCATGCTCTCTACCATGGAGACAACTCTTGATGGGATCAACTACTTCAAGTCTGCCCTTTCAACCCCTGAAAGCCTTGATCTCTTCAAGATGATGGCTTGTGCCCGTGATAATAACATGACCCATTTGGTCATGGAAGTCAGTAGCCAGGCCAATAAAATTTCAAGGGTCTATGGCCTTAAGTATGATGTAGGAATCTTTTTAAATATATCACCGGACCACGTGGGACCGATTGAACATCCAACCTATGAAGATTATTTTTACTGCAAGCGAATGCTGATTGAAAATAGCCATTTTATGGTGGTTAATTCAGACATGGATCATTTCGACCTGGTCAGGGACCAGTGTATGGATATCCCCCATGCCTTTTACGGTAGTAAATCAGACAATCAAATCCATGATTCTAAGGCCTTTAGCTTCAAAACAAGCGGAACCTTCAATGATAGTTTTAATATTAAGCTAATCGGTGGCTTCAACCAGGAAAATGCTCTGGCAGCAGCCCTTGCAGCCCATAAACTTGGAGCTGATATTTCAGCCATTAAAAAAGGAATTGCTCAAACAACAGTTCCTGGGCGAATGGAGATTTTAAAGCAGGACAATGGGGCCCATGTCTATGTAGACTATGCCCATAACGGAGTCAGCTTAAATAATCTCTTAGAGGTAGCTGAACAGACTCAAACTGGAAAAATCCAACTCCTCCTGGGAGCCCCTGGTAATAAGGGGGAAAGCCGTAGGAAGGATTTTGCTGACGTCCTCAACAAAAGACCTAACATCCAGATTATTCTAACCTCAGATGATCCAAACTTTGAAGATCCTTCGGACATCTGTGCTGAAATTGGAAGCTTCTTGACCCGTCCTTTTGAAACCATTATTGACCGGGAAGAAGCCATTAAAACTGCTCTAGCAAGAACTCTGGGACCAGGAGATGCTGTAATCATCGCTGGAAAAGGGGCCGACGCCTACCAGATTGTAGAAGGTAAGCATGCCTCATATGCTGGTGACCGTGCGGTCGCTGAAAAATACCTGTAA
- a CDS encoding ImmA/IrrE family metallo-endopeptidase, protein MKSLEELGIQIIYSDRIKEDGVYIPKVNLIVINSNLEDVDAKNALLHELGHYLNKHFETRLSAPALHIKNEAEADRYWIECRVKEFLSYYDYPPEEIDVNRFLTVYKIKPRYYDMAEELFRYYLTT, encoded by the coding sequence ATGAAGAGCCTTGAGGAGTTAGGTATACAGATTATTTATTCAGATAGGATTAAAGAAGATGGGGTCTACATACCTAAAGTAAACTTAATAGTAATAAATAGTAATTTAGAAGACGTTGACGCAAAAAATGCCCTCTTGCATGAGCTGGGCCACTACTTAAATAAACATTTTGAAACTAGACTTTCAGCACCAGCACTACACATTAAAAATGAAGCCGAAGCTGACAGGTACTGGATAGAATGCAGGGTCAAGGAGTTCCTGTCCTACTACGACTATCCACCAGAAGAAATAGACGTTAATAGGTTTCTAACGGTCTATAAGATAAAACCAAGATATTACGATATGGCAGAAGAATTATTCAGATATTATTTAACAACATAA
- a CDS encoding polysaccharide biosynthesis protein, producing MENIDEIETLLDDTEQDQKNKMIEGSFWLTMGNFLSRFLGALYIIPWYAWMGTSANEANALFGMGYNVYALFLLISTSGIPVAVAKEVAKYNTLGDKNLSYKLVRQMSGFMLILGAVASIAMYLLSPTLAHMSGGGDSLIPVMRSLSYAVFIFPAMSVIRGFFQGNNNLKPFAISQLAEQLIRVIWMLLTAFIIMKLGSGDYVKAVIQSTTAAFIGMLASIAVLFYYLVKTGDLTRIINPGPAKRSINSKELLVNTVIQAVPFIILGSAIQIFKVIDQFTFSNVMSRIGNFTSSDLLTFFSYFSGNPDKLTMILVAVAVSVSGVGIPLITENFVNGNTKATANLISDNLLLYFAFMIPAVTGLSILALPAYTIFYNRPDNLALNLFVFAVIQSFILGLYMMITPMMQSLRRSRLAVRYFFYIVLLKLAIQLPAIYLFESYGPMISTTLAFSVACYFYMKKLHQITDFDINLLLRRLAGILTFTIIMALVTALVFTLLRLFISPNGKFRSLILVLLAGGSGFVSYLFLILKTHYIDLLLGERGTRLRKKLGL from the coding sequence ATGGAAAACATTGATGAAATTGAAACCTTGCTTGATGATACGGAGCAGGACCAAAAAAATAAGATGATTGAAGGTTCCTTTTGGCTTACCATGGGAAATTTTTTATCTCGATTTTTAGGGGCCCTTTATATCATACCCTGGTATGCTTGGATGGGTACCAGTGCCAATGAAGCTAATGCACTTTTTGGAATGGGTTATAATGTTTATGCCCTCTTTTTACTTATTTCAACGTCTGGTATTCCAGTAGCTGTAGCCAAGGAGGTGGCTAAATACAATACCTTAGGCGATAAGAATTTAAGTTATAAACTTGTCAGACAAATGTCTGGTTTTATGCTGATTTTAGGGGCAGTTGCGTCAATTGCCATGTATCTTTTATCACCAACTTTAGCTCATATGAGTGGGGGTGGTGATTCCTTAATCCCTGTCATGAGAAGCCTGTCATATGCTGTTTTTATTTTTCCAGCAATGAGTGTAATCAGAGGTTTTTTCCAGGGGAATAATAATCTAAAGCCCTTTGCTATTAGTCAGCTGGCTGAACAGTTAATCAGGGTCATCTGGATGCTTTTAACGGCCTTCATTATCATGAAACTTGGTAGTGGGGATTATGTTAAGGCTGTTATCCAATCAACAACTGCAGCTTTTATTGGAATGCTTGCAAGTATAGCTGTTTTATTCTATTACTTGGTTAAAACTGGGGATTTGACAAGGATTATTAATCCAGGCCCAGCCAAGCGGTCAATTAACTCGAAGGAACTCCTTGTAAATACAGTTATTCAGGCAGTTCCCTTTATCATTCTGGGATCGGCCATTCAGATTTTTAAGGTAATTGATCAATTTACCTTTTCAAATGTTATGAGCCGAATTGGGAACTTTACAAGCTCAGATCTTCTGACCTTTTTCAGCTATTTCTCTGGTAACCCAGACAAATTGACCATGATTCTTGTGGCTGTTGCTGTTTCCGTAAGCGGGGTAGGAATCCCTCTTATCACGGAAAATTTTGTTAATGGAAATACTAAGGCAACCGCAAATCTTATAAGCGATAATCTTCTTTTATACTTTGCTTTTATGATTCCAGCTGTGACCGGTCTTTCAATTCTAGCCCTACCGGCTTATACTATTTTTTATAACCGACCTGACAATTTGGCTCTAAATCTGTTTGTTTTCGCGGTAATCCAGAGTTTTATCCTGGGTCTTTATATGATGATTACACCCATGATGCAGTCCCTTAGAAGGAGTAGGCTGGCTGTTAGATATTTCTTTTATATCGTGCTTTTGAAGCTAGCTATTCAACTGCCAGCTATTTATCTGTTTGAGTCTTATGGTCCAATGATTTCAACAACGCTAGCCTTTAGTGTTGCCTGCTACTTTTACATGAAAAAGCTCCATCAGATTACGGACTTTGACATCAATCTTTTATTGAGGCGTTTGGCTGGGATTTTAACTTTTACAATAATCATGGCTCTTGTGACTGCTTTGGTCTTTACCCTTTTAAGATTATTCATAAGTCCTAATGGAAAATTTAGGTCCCTCATTCTTGTCCTTTTAGCTGGAGGAAGTGGTTTTGTAAGCTATCTCTTCTTAATTCTAAAGACTCATTATATTGATCTGCTCCTAGGTGAGCGTGGTACCCGCCTAAGAAAAAAATTAGGCCTATAA
- the zwf gene encoding glucose-6-phosphate dehydrogenase, with protein sequence MSKVLVTIFGATGDLAKRKLYPSLYRLYKSGILEEDFAVIGTARRPWTKEMYEEVVLDSISDLIENTEDARTFASHFYYQAHDVNDSENYVTLKNLSLELGQKYQTENNKIFFLAMAPEFFGTIAGHLKSENITDGLGYERLIIEKPFGTSLKSAEKLNDELSMAFSENQIFRIDHYLGKEMIQNIFAIRFANFIFDKIWNRNFIDNIQITFAEAIGVEDRGAYYDKSGALKDMVQNHILQVLSLLAMDKPASFKSSDILKEKIKVLENLELPSTDEIKDNFVRGQYHAGHFEGHDYLGYRQENAVDPQSMTETFAAGTIFVNNERFKDVPFFFRTGKRMTEKGTRINIVFKKEDSIFSSKKELKQNILTIYIQPTEGFSLLMNGKEVGKDFNINDIKLDFRHDAAILGNSPEAYEKLIYDVLHGDSSNFSRWEEVKASWILIDDIERVWSDNQVPLYPYEAGSMGPKESFRLLEEHHASWIWQPDLWYKEHSKD encoded by the coding sequence ATGTCAAAAGTTTTAGTCACAATCTTTGGTGCAACTGGTGATTTAGCCAAGCGTAAACTTTACCCATCACTTTACCGTTTATATAAATCTGGTATTTTGGAGGAGGACTTTGCAGTAATCGGGACTGCTAGACGTCCTTGGACCAAGGAGATGTATGAGGAGGTTGTCCTAGATAGTATTTCTGATTTGATTGAAAATACTGAGGATGCAAGGACATTTGCCAGCCACTTTTACTACCAGGCTCACGATGTAAATGATTCTGAGAACTATGTAACCTTGAAGAATCTATCCCTTGAGCTTGGTCAAAAGTACCAAACGGAAAATAATAAAATCTTCTTCCTAGCCATGGCTCCAGAATTTTTTGGGACAATCGCAGGTCACCTAAAGTCAGAAAATATTACTGATGGTCTGGGATATGAGAGGCTGATTATTGAGAAACCCTTTGGGACAAGCCTTAAAAGTGCTGAAAAACTTAATGATGAGCTTTCGATGGCTTTCTCCGAAAACCAAATTTTTCGAATTGACCACTACCTAGGCAAGGAGATGATTCAAAATATCTTTGCCATCCGTTTTGCAAATTTCATCTTTGACAAGATCTGGAATCGCAACTTCATTGATAATATTCAGATTACCTTTGCTGAGGCCATTGGAGTTGAAGACCGCGGTGCCTATTATGATAAATCAGGGGCCCTTAAAGATATGGTACAAAATCATATTCTCCAAGTCCTATCTCTTTTAGCCATGGATAAACCTGCGTCTTTTAAGAGTTCAGACATTCTCAAGGAAAAAATTAAGGTTCTTGAAAATTTAGAGCTCCCTTCAACAGATGAAATTAAGGACAATTTTGTTCGTGGACAGTATCATGCTGGTCATTTTGAAGGCCATGACTATCTTGGTTACCGCCAGGAAAATGCAGTTGATCCTCAGTCTATGACTGAAACATTTGCAGCTGGGACAATCTTTGTCAATAATGAAAGATTTAAAGATGTTCCCTTCTTCTTTAGGACAGGTAAAAGGATGACTGAAAAGGGGACGAGGATTAATATTGTCTTCAAGAAGGAAGATTCAATCTTTAGCTCTAAAAAGGAATTAAAACAAAATATCCTCACCATCTATATCCAGCCAACAGAAGGTTTCTCCCTTCTGATGAATGGAAAAGAGGTCGGTAAAGACTTTAATATCAATGACATTAAGCTTGACTTTAGACATGATGCGGCCATCCTTGGTAATTCTCCAGAGGCCTATGAAAAGCTAATTTATGATGTCCTTCACGGAGACTCTTCTAACTTTTCCCGCTGGGAGGAAGTTAAGGCCAGCTGGATTTTAATTGACGACATCGAAAGGGTCTGGTCTGACAATCAGGTTCCCCTTTACCCTTATGAAGCTGGCAGCATGGGACCCAAAGAGAGCTTCAGGCTCCTTGAAGAGCATCATGCTTCATGGATTTGGCAGCCTGACCTATGGTATAAGGAACATTCAAAAGACTAA
- a CDS encoding TIGR03943 family protein, with amino-acid sequence MIRFLILSGYFELMMYLMVSGRLNQYINVHYSYLAQMSMILALLLSLVELVKWVKTGQKKQKTSFTSMLKNVMSYLLLALPLFTCIFLPYQSLDASVVNNKGFVFPLSKESGTSDDGTSIQYLKPDTSSYFTKSDYDELMKKTLKNYQDSKLIEVTEKNYMEVMELIYDYPSEFIGKKIRLTGFAYNNASNGQNYHFLFRFGIIHCIADSGVFGLMIEGSKDYKDNTWLSVEGTLVSQFFDVYKRNIPTIQVEEIKEVDQPANPYVYRSF; translated from the coding sequence ATGATTCGATTTTTAATATTATCTGGTTATTTTGAGCTGATGATGTATTTGATGGTTAGCGGAAGGCTAAATCAGTACATCAATGTCCACTACAGCTACCTTGCCCAAATGAGCATGATTCTTGCCCTTCTTTTATCTCTGGTTGAGTTAGTCAAGTGGGTCAAGACCGGCCAAAAAAAGCAAAAAACTTCTTTTACAAGTATGCTTAAAAATGTTATGTCCTACCTCCTACTTGCCCTCCCCCTCTTCACCTGCATCTTCCTTCCTTACCAATCCCTTGATGCATCTGTCGTAAACAATAAGGGCTTTGTTTTCCCCCTTTCAAAAGAATCTGGCACTAGTGATGACGGGACAAGCATTCAATACCTAAAGCCTGATACCAGCTCCTACTTCACTAAGTCAGACTATGATGAGCTCATGAAAAAGACCCTCAAGAATTACCAGGATAGCAAGCTGATTGAGGTCACTGAAAAAAATTATATGGAGGTCATGGAACTTATCTACGATTATCCTAGTGAATTTATTGGCAAAAAAATCCGCCTAACAGGCTTTGCCTATAATAATGCTTCTAATGGCCAAAATTACCACTTCCTCTTTCGCTTTGGTATCATTCACTGCATAGCAGATTCGGGCGTCTTTGGTCTCATGATTGAAGGTAGCAAGGACTATAAGGACAATACTTGGCTCTCTGTTGAAGGGACTCTTGTTAGTCAATTCTTTGATGTCTACAAGAGAAATATTCCAACCATTCAGGTTGAGGAGATAAAAGAGGTTGATCAGCCAGCCAACCCCTATGTCTATAGAAGTTTTTAG
- a CDS encoding permease, producing the protein MFSNLPYGVLQCATIFMSIVIEALPFVLLGSIISGFLEIFLTADLIKRLLPQNKILRVLFGSFFGFFFPSCECGIVPVVSKLMLKGVPSYTALPFMVAAPVINPIVIFAGYIAFGNSLHLVFLRTLGTILVAFLVGLFLIYVYQRSPLKDKNLNSCEHEHAHHHHDFKNLKTSSKIWLALNHSIDEFFDTGKYLIIGASLASIMQIYLPTTFITSLNHNKLLGILTMMILALIMSLCSEADAFVGASFLGLFGPAPVLAFLLFGPIVDIKNLLLMARYFKASFIIKFIALVSLTIIIFTGYLV; encoded by the coding sequence ATGTTTAGCAATCTACCTTACGGGGTGCTTCAATGTGCGACAATTTTCATGTCCATAGTCATTGAGGCACTTCCTTTTGTTTTACTGGGTTCAATCATCTCAGGCTTTCTTGAAATCTTTTTAACAGCTGATTTAATTAAAAGACTTCTACCTCAAAATAAGATTTTAAGAGTCCTATTTGGTAGCTTCTTTGGCTTTTTCTTTCCCTCATGCGAATGTGGGATTGTTCCTGTGGTAAGTAAGCTTATGCTTAAGGGTGTGCCATCTTACACAGCCCTCCCCTTTATGGTAGCTGCTCCCGTAATAAATCCCATCGTAATCTTTGCAGGCTACATTGCCTTTGGTAACTCCCTTCATCTGGTTTTTCTTAGAACCCTTGGAACAATTCTTGTAGCCTTTTTAGTCGGTTTGTTTCTAATCTATGTCTACCAAAGATCTCCTTTAAAGGACAAGAATCTAAATTCCTGTGAGCACGAACACGCCCACCACCATCATGATTTTAAAAACCTTAAAACATCTTCAAAAATTTGGCTGGCTTTGAACCACTCGATTGATGAATTTTTTGATACGGGGAAATACTTAATAATTGGGGCCTCGCTTGCAAGCATCATGCAAATTTATCTACCAACAACTTTTATTACAAGCCTCAACCACAATAAACTTTTGGGCATTCTTACCATGATGATTCTTGCCCTTATTATGTCCCTTTGTTCAGAGGCTGATGCCTTTGTCGGAGCAAGCTTCCTGGGACTTTTTGGGCCTGCCCCAGTCCTTGCCTTCCTTCTTTTTGGACCAATCGTTGACATCAAAAATCTCCTTTTAATGGCCCGCTACTTCAAGGCAAGCTTCATCATCAAATTTATTGCACTTGTCTCACTCACCATCATCATTTTTACGGGGTATCTTGTATGA
- a CDS encoding SPJ_0845 family protein gives MALTYKKRDDLDKVLSEFASFPDDLLKTKNEEDKNEKKDSTSDQKNDQKNKDGEKTK, from the coding sequence ATGGCACTAACCTATAAAAAACGAGATGACCTTGATAAGGTTCTAAGCGAATTTGCAAGTTTTCCTGATGATCTTTTAAAGACCAAGAATGAAGAAGACAAGAACGAGAAAAAAGATTCTACAAGTGATCAAAAAAATGATCAAAAAAATAAGGACGGTGAAAAAACTAAGTAA
- a CDS encoding Tex family protein, with protein MEKNIEKIANAITLKPNQVATVLELTKEGNTIPFIARYRKEMTGSLDEVEIKKIIDTHAQLERLLDRKKTVLSIIEKQGKLTDDLRKKIEVAEKIQEVEDLYLPYKEKRRTKATIARENGLFPLAKLIMQNASNIEEQAESFINDKVKTAKAALDGALAILSEAISEDVKLRKWTLSEIRNNSHLTSKVKDESLDEKKVFLMYYDFDNALAKLPNYRILALNRGEKLGILTLKFANNFDKIERFFETRFNARGNKYLGLAIKDSLKKKIVPAMERQVRSEMTEAAEDSAISLFSENLRNLLLVAPLKGKVVLGFDPAFRTGAKLAVVDATGKLLETKVIYPVKPAKASEIEAAKKELANLVNKYEVEMIAIGNGTASRESEAFVAEVIKSEKLNSYYVIVNESGASIYSASELARREFPDLTVEKRSAISIARRLQDPLAELVKIDPQSIGVGQYQHDVSDKKLSENLDFVVDTVVNQVGVNINTASSALLSHVSGLNKSIAENIVKYREENGAITSRSEIKKVPRLGAKAFEQAAGFLRIPDAKNVLDNTGVHPESYPVVKDLLSVLEIKELDDEARVKLSQLKIKEMADKLQVGQETLKDIVADLIKPGRDLRDNFDAPSLRQDILSIEDLQVGQKLEGVVRNVVDFGAFVDIGIKEDGLIHISKISKNYIKHPSEAVAVGEIVTVWVDKIDLDRHKLNLSLLDPRD; from the coding sequence ATGGAAAAAAATATTGAAAAAATCGCAAACGCTATTACCTTAAAGCCAAATCAGGTTGCAACCGTTTTGGAGTTGACCAAAGAAGGCAACACAATTCCCTTTATCGCCCGCTACCGTAAGGAGATGACGGGAAGTCTTGATGAGGTTGAAATAAAAAAAATAATTGACACCCATGCCCAGCTAGAACGTCTCCTTGATCGTAAAAAAACTGTTCTTTCGATAATTGAAAAGCAGGGTAAGCTGACTGATGATTTACGCAAGAAAATTGAAGTCGCTGAAAAAATTCAAGAGGTTGAAGACCTTTATCTTCCCTATAAGGAAAAACGCCGGACCAAGGCAACCATTGCTCGGGAAAACGGTCTTTTTCCGCTGGCAAAACTTATCATGCAAAATGCTTCCAATATCGAAGAGCAGGCTGAAAGCTTTATAAATGATAAGGTAAAGACTGCAAAAGCTGCCCTTGATGGAGCTCTTGCCATCTTAAGTGAGGCCATTAGTGAGGATGTAAAATTACGCAAATGGACCCTATCTGAGATTCGTAACAACAGCCACTTGACCTCCAAGGTCAAGGATGAAAGTCTTGATGAGAAGAAAGTCTTTCTTATGTACTACGACTTTGATAATGCCCTAGCAAAACTGCCTAATTACCGGATTCTCGCCCTAAACCGCGGGGAAAAATTAGGTATTTTGACCCTTAAATTTGCCAACAATTTTGATAAGATTGAACGCTTCTTTGAAACACGTTTTAATGCACGTGGCAACAAGTATTTAGGTCTTGCCATTAAAGATAGCCTTAAAAAGAAAATTGTACCTGCCATGGAAAGGCAGGTACGTAGTGAAATGACTGAGGCTGCTGAGGATTCAGCCATCAGCCTCTTTTCTGAAAACCTGCGTAACCTTTTACTTGTAGCTCCTCTTAAGGGCAAAGTCGTCCTTGGATTTGACCCAGCCTTTAGAACTGGGGCAAAACTTGCCGTCGTTGATGCTACTGGAAAACTTCTTGAAACCAAGGTAATCTATCCGGTTAAGCCAGCCAAGGCTTCTGAAATTGAAGCAGCCAAAAAAGAACTGGCTAACCTTGTCAACAAGTACGAAGTTGAGATGATTGCTATCGGTAACGGGACGGCCTCACGTGAATCTGAAGCTTTTGTGGCTGAGGTCATCAAGAGTGAGAAGCTAAATAGCTACTATGTTATTGTAAATGAGTCAGGTGCCTCTATCTACTCAGCCAGTGAGCTCGCCCGCCGTGAGTTTCCAGACCTTACTGTTGAGAAGCGTTCTGCCATCTCAATTGCCCGTCGCCTGCAAGACCCTCTTGCTGAACTTGTTAAGATTGACCCCCAATCAATTGGAGTAGGCCAGTACCAGCATGATGTCAGTGATAAAAAATTATCTGAAAATCTTGATTTTGTAGTCGATACCGTGGTCAACCAAGTAGGAGTTAATATCAATACAGCAAGCTCAGCCTTACTTAGTCATGTTTCAGGGCTTAATAAGTCAATTGCTGAAAACATTGTCAAATACCGTGAGGAAAATGGAGCAATTACAAGTCGTAGTGAGATTAAGAAGGTACCAAGGCTTGGAGCCAAGGCCTTTGAGCAGGCAGCAGGCTTTTTAAGAATTCCTGATGCTAAAAATGTTCTTGATAACACGGGAGTCCATCCAGAGTCATATCCTGTAGTAAAGGACTTGCTTTCAGTCCTAGAAATTAAGGAGCTTGACGATGAGGCTAGGGTAAAACTTAGCCAGCTAAAAATCAAAGAGATGGCTGACAAGCTTCAGGTAGGTCAAGAAACTCTAAAGGATATCGTGGCTGATTTGATTAAGCCAGGTCGTGACCTTCGTGATAACTTTGACGCTCCAAGTCTTCGCCAGGATATTTTATCAATTGAAGACTTACAAGTGGGCCAAAAACTTGAGGGAGTGGTTCGTAATGTTGTTGACTTTGGTGCCTTTGTTGATATCGGGATCAAGGAAGATGGCCTAATCCACATTTCAAAAATTAGCAAAAATTATATTAAGCATCCTTCTGAAGCTGTAGCTGTAGGTGAGATTGTGACTGTTTGGGTTGACAAAATTGACCTTGATCGCCATAAATTAAACCTCAGTCTACTTGACCCTAGAGACTAA